AAGTGGCTTTAGTCTTGAATGtatcattttcatgttttgacAGTTTGAAAAAGCTTTATCTTAAGTCAATTGTGATAACAGAGGTATTTCACTTCAAGTGAAAGCTTCctctgctgagagctgagaTCAGAAGGAAGCCTTTCAGTTGACGTTCCAGTGGTGGGGCTCAGTGCTGTACATAATGAGGCCCCAAACAGCACCGAGTCTCTATCCTTATGATAGCACATTGGAGACATTGATTCCTCAGTAATCTATGcaacagctgctttttctttcctctccacTCCTTAGAATTACTGGCCAAATGTTGCCAAGCATCCTAGGTCTGaactgatttcttctttgcttaGGCAAGTCTGCGTTGTGCATAGAACCAAACGCGGTGTTTCCATTTGACCTCAGTGATGAAGACAGCCTGCAACAGAGAGATATTTACCTACTGCAGTGCCACCATCAGCTGCTTCAGTTCATTGGTGCATATGGCCCAGGGACTTACATTAGCACTAATGAAGAATGACATCTCTAACCTAAGTGAGTCTGAAGCTTCTACTTTAGCTTTCTGGGACTGCAGTTACCGATAAGTAGATGATTAGTTCTTCATGTTCTATAAATGTTAAGATTGCTATCACCATACTGTTTCTTGCTTTATGTCTTAGTTTTCCATTACAGCATCATCACGTTAGCACAGGATGCAGGTATGCTCCTGCAATCCACCcagcagggaggaggcagcTCCAGGAGTTTAAGTCTAAACTGCCTCATTGCAAAAATGAGTGTATAGACCAATACAGTGGATAGGAACCTCTAACTTTTCTTACTTCATCTTCCCAACAATGATGTAGCTGTAGGCATAACACTGGGCACGTTCTACATCAGAGGTCCTcattaaacacagcagcaaagtgtATGGTCTTCTACTCAAAGATGAATAAACTGAACCAATACTGAAGGCTTGCTGTGACTTCTGCACAGGTCATGCAGCAAGATCACGGTGCTTCCACTTACACAGCCTTAACAAAACACTACAGCCATTGGGAATCCAAATCCAGGATTTTATTTATACACTGTGTTGATAATGAGCAGAACAGCTTCCACCATTACTATAAACACTAATTTAGGCAAGAAAACCAATTTTCCTATGTGTTTTAATCAAGTTCTGACTGCACTTAAAGATTCAGACTGAGTTCTAACATTGCCTGAGCGGCTACTTCTCAGTCACACTCTCACCTGAACTTCATTCAGGCATTATCACAATctcacagtctggtgcgggttggaagggaccttagagatcattgagtccaaccccccgggattcaagccctgtgtagcagagcggcacttctaccacttgcgccacaggggggattcgaacccgggcctctggtgttgcaagtggtattcctaccactgcgccaccggaggcgcCATTATTCACCTTTTCATCAAAACTCTAATTCCATCTTACTCAACTTCTTCCTTTCAGTGTGGTATTAAAAGTCACCCAGAGCACATCTGAATCGAGCGGTGCTTCTGGGAAGCAGGCAGGGCCAGGAAAGCATTTCCAAGTGCGTTAGAAATCCATGTTTCTCACTGTTCtcaacctgaaaaaaaaaaaaacaaaaacaaaagcatttcaaatgtaGTCAGTTTTCTATAAGCTTAATCTCAATCATATTACATTACTAACTGTACTGGCACTTCAGATTCAAAGTTACACATCACCAACCAGTCAGATGGGTAAACGGCAGAAATATCATCCTTATGCCAGTAAAGCCATTTTCGTAATAGACTTAccagaaataattctgaagaGGATTCTATTTAAGCCATagtaaagaatatatatatccTTCAAAGAACAATATTCAGCAAAAAAGAGCCCAGCTTTTTATTCTTGCCTCTCCCCAGCTGTACCTATGTGATGCTTTAAGCAAAACTTAATTCTTGTATCACAAGTAAGAACTGCAAAGTCAGGCAGCAGTCTAAAAGCACCTCTAAGTAACAGGCCACATCTTCAGCCAGTGTAAGCTGGCACaactgcatgcagcagcagacGTGGCTAGCACAGCTCTCTACCAGCTCTTAAACAGCTACTGGAGCCTCAGCACTGTAGCATcgcagcagaaaaacagcttacCTTCTTGTGCACCCACGCTTCTGGCAATCAGCATTCTGCTGTTGGCTTGAAGTCAACGGAGAAAGTCATCTGATAACATCTTTGAGAGAATACAATAAATCAAATCAGAAAGCTTGAAAGCTTGTTCCACTTTGATTTGCCGCCTACTAATAAGCTGGCACATCAGATACAGTGTAACTCATCACAAATATCAGCTGGGTAAACGGCAAAGAGTCACAATCATCACGATGCCAGCGGACAGGTTCCCACCTGCCCTAAGACTGAGCTATTTGTCCCAGGTAAGTGCAAGGGGATTTATTAAGTCAGCCTCCAGAAACGCACTActagaaatcaaagcagaacagcattttCAACTGTTAAGCACAGAATGAATTTGGTGCAGCCAGGAGCAAGAGAAAAAGCTCTTTTAGGGCACAACATGTGTCCCTGCTGATACATTCAAGCCTTAGGAGCCAAACATTTCTTCCAGAGCTGAAGTTCACTGCCATGATTCTCTGTCCACTGTGACTATATTCCGACAGACTGATGTGGTTAAGTACCAGCAGAGATAGTGATCTGAGTACATGTTCTTTACTTCAGCCTTCTGCTCCCAGCTAACATCTGTTAATCCTTCATAAAACTATTGATCCAGTTGAGAACTGGATTCTCCAGTGTTCTTAGAATCTCTCGTTTCTGATCCCTTCACGATTTTTAAACTAGTGCTGCCAGCCCATTACAAAGCAGTCGCAAAGGCTTTATAACTGGTACAACACAacaacttctttacagaaagggtagttaagcactggaataggctccccagggaggtggttgaatcgccatccctggttgtgtttaagagccgtttggatgtggtgctcagggatatgatttagcagagggttgttagagttagggtactggttaggctgcagttgaacttgatgatcttcaaggtcttttccaacctgggtaattctatgattctatgattctaacacCTTAAAGAATTTTAGCCTCAGTAGAAGCTCAGTTCTCTACTGTTATAGGATTCAAGTTCAAAGGACAAAAGGCCAGATTTTAAGGGCTACGcttgttaatttaaaaatggCTAAAACCTCACCTTACGATATTCGTGGCAGTAGTATGTGGTGAGTCAAACTGAGCTGCCTGAGAAACAAATGGAGTCATTATGTACGTAAAAAGCTTAGTAATAAGAAGTCAGTCAGTAATCCAAGATGTATTAACTAGTCTGTGCTAACTGAGAAATACTGTCTAGGACAGCTTAAGACTCAACCCTTCATGCAAACCATCATATACCTTGTCCCATCAGTAAGACCATCTACACGCCttaagcagctgcagaaatctATAGGCAGATTTCAGGAGACAGCTCGGGATGGTTTCCTCACCACTACGTACAGTGAGAGATACTTACTTTGGTCAGAATTCATGTGACATCCTCCTGCTTGCAAGGtaacagcacagagcccagcatgAAGATTCCTGAAGCCAGAAACCAGCTCATCTCCTAATTTCTTTTGTTGCCTGaaacaaggaagagaagaaaggttttATTCTCCAGAACATTCCATTTCTGGGGTTCTAACAGAATACATCAGCATTTCCCTGGGGAAAGCAAGCCAGTTAAATATCAAATGAGGTTAGTGTTGGCTTCACCACGACCCGGGGAGTAAAGCAGAGAGCATCAGCTGAAATTAGGGCTACAAATATCATATGTCACCAACAGCAGAGTTCCACAATGAAGAATGACCGACTGCAGGATTAGGCTGCTCCTAATGAACAACCACCTCCATGGAGAGGAGTGTCCCAGCAGGGTACAGCAGATAAGTCAGTCctttgtgtgctgtgctctcagcacTGACTGACGGGTctccctgcaggctgagctcaAGGTCAGCCCCTGCACTGACCCTGGCACAGCACCGCCACTGAGATGGCAATGCCACATGAGATGGCAATGCACATGAGACACATGGGGCTGCCCCGACCCTTTGGGGTCTGTGTCTGCTGTACAATAAGGGCATGCTCAGGGTCACAGTGCAGCACCAGCCAAGTCCCCCTCTGCAAAAACAGTCATTTATCTTCAGAATTAGGACGTGCACTTGCCAAACGAAGTGGCTTATCAgcaaaaacaagtattttcagGTCCTCATTTGTCACTAGTCCAGAGGCCTGACGAGCAGCCCGTAAGGAGGTCAGTAACCTCATTAGCTGCACTTTGAGCTCACAGGACACACACATGCACTGCTGAAACCCCTCCCAGCCAGCGGGTATCAGCCCCGCGGTGAGGCCGCCGACAGCCATCAGCACCTCTGGCGACCAAAGCAAATGCTGAGAGCGCTCGCTCATCCCTCACATGATGCTTTACGCTTAATAAACGCTGCCAGCAATTACCACCGACCCGCGGCTCAGTCCCGCCCGCAGCGCAGCCGCCTCTCACCTTCACCCGCCCCGAACGCGCCGCCTGCGGAAaggccaagatggcggcgcgcTGCCCTTACATagggcgcggggcggggcggggcgggaaAGGAGCGCGGGCCTAAGGGCACTTCAGGAGGAGCCGCGCATGCGCACAGTGCGTGGTCGCTGTGGTGACGGCGGGTTGGCCGTTAAGGGAGCCGAGGGATGGGGGAGTGTGAGCAGCCTAAAGCTCCAACCGCGTTTTATGGCGTCATGTGGCGCCTTGTTCAAAGACTGAAGTGGTGAAGGAGTGCTCAGAACAGTCTAAATGCACTCCTAAAATTAACAGCCAGAATTAACCCCTTTCCTCTGACAGCACTGAGACACCCCGTGACTTTATTATCAGACTTCACCCTGTGCGATTAGAGGCAGCAGCGATACAGATCTTGCAGCTCCACAAACACATCATGTCCAGTGAGTAATATTTAATGCTTACCTTGACAATAGCAATACATGAGCAGTACAGCGTTTTACAGAGCAGATACATTAGATGCTATTGGTGCCTTCAGTACTTGCCTAAATATAGGAAATGTTGTGGTGAATGACGTGCTGTGAACAGGCCAGCTCTCAGGGCACGTTCACCTGTGAGAGGAGTCTATTTGATGTCTTGAGTAACAGTTCTGGGGTAACACTTAACAACATGTCACATGCAACACAAGGCTATAGATCAACACAAGCAATACTTAATAAATGGAACTACATTTAATCTGTAGAGCAGTCTGTGTTAGTTGTATTCGTCTGGGATACGTTTCAGTACATCTTCAAGTGAGCGTGCACCCCATTTTCAAAGAGCTCTGTGCATTTATGAACACCTGATGCAGGATGCAGGCATGACCTGACTGTGTCTGTGAGGTTTCTGCTATTGGTTTCACACCACAAGGAAAGCACACACTTGTTAATGGCTATTTGCAGACTTGTttgccatttgcttttctccagcGCTCACACTGCACTCAGCCAACATGCATTTCCCCATCTCCATGTACCTATCAGCTTCCTGTGCAGAGGCAGATGAGAGCAGCTGTTGTCAGCAGTCTCACCCTCTGTTGCTGTGCTGTCTGTtggtgctgacagcagctgcctTCTCCTCTTGCCCTGGTTCAGACACCAGCAGTATCCTCAGTGGTGGAAGCCAATAAGTGGCATTAAGTTAATGAGGTATGAAAGATCTTTAACAACCAACTCCTTCTGATCCACAAACAGTGTTTCAGGAATTATGGCTTGCtgatgtgaatttttttttttttaaatttaaatatatatatgatgtaataaataatttcttttttaaaatgaaaagggagacTATGGTTGTGAATTAGTTGATGCTTCTCCTTGGTTTGTGCTTTCTCCTTGTGCCGAGTGGTTCAAAAACTGTCCTGTTGCTCCAATGTACAGCCTGGATCGCATCGGCCATTTCTGCAAGAGAAGAACAAGCACCGTGCTGAGACAACCAGGGTCTGAGcccaaaagcagagctctgagtgCTGATGGAATCGTGATACAAGGAAGTaggaagcttttaaaattaagacaCTTTGTGGAATAAGCTAGCACCTCTTCTCTGAGCAACAAAGATAGCTCTAAAACTGGAAGGGGCCTGTCAAAGCATTAGCACTGTGTTAAATCTCAGCCCTTCTATTTAAAGACATAAAGAAGCAGAATGTTTGCTCTTGGAAAGACCCAAAGATCTTATTTGGTATTTTTATTGCAAGCCTGATGTTATGAATTCATCTCTATTAGGGCATCGGAGACGTTACCTAACTTGAAGTTATTAACCCTGCTTCCTGTTTAGCATACACACAACAGCACCTGAAAGCTCTAGTTTCATGTTATTTGTATTTACTGTGCTTGACACAGGAATGTTGTTACAGCCCTTATCTACACCGCTCTTCTCATATCCCCTGCATTTACATTGAAGCATTTACTGTGGGACACTTCTGTTCTCGTTCCAACTCAAACATTAATTTACTACCCAAAATATCAGAAAGTTTGGTTAGACCGATAGGATCTCTGGCAAAACTGCAGGTAAGTGACACGTAAATAGGATTATCAGAAAGAACTGCTGAATGAATTGACTGTTGCTGTATTCCAGTAGCCTGAGAAACGTGCAGCTGGATCATTTAACTGCTTTAATGGCTATTTTTCCTGCCAGCGGTAGTTGGCAGCTGTTGAGAAGAGCTGTGAGACCCGCGTCCCCTCGCCCCGGCCAAGCGCACTAACTGGAGCTAGCGACAGCTTATGTTGAAATACATccctgtgtttattttttttcctcttcaattaTGGCCATTTTCTGATTTATGTCAAGGTTTTGCTTTCCTAATGAGCCTGCTGATCATCCACGTGGGCCGGGACGCCTTACATTCGCATCGCGCTTTTACCACAACCGAGAGTGTGAACAAGGAGCTCTGTGTGACTCGGTCACTTAAGAGGAATTAAGGATTACTTCACAAATTAATCACAATTAAATCATTCTGAATCCATCAGCCCCTTAATAAAAGACAAGCAGTGCGCTAAGTCACTCCCTTCGACCGGAGCCAAAGAAAACACCTCGCGGCATTTCAGCATCACATCAGTCACTGTGCTTGGAAGCGGCTCCCACCCCCAGGTAGTCCCTAACTAACAGGAATCCCCCTTTCATGTCCTCTGCATCTCCAGGACTGGTGTTGGATGAAGGCAAGAGAAACAGCAGCGTGTACCAACTACGTGAAGTAAATACATCAGAATAGCAGTTTCACAGGAGGAATTAACGCACGGCCAGTAATTAATGCCTTATTCCCTATCTTGGAGAAACTCTGCAGACACTGCTGAGCACTGCCTCGACCAGGATGGAGCATTTCACACCTCAGTGCTCCCACATTGGTTCTGGTGGGTTTGGTGCGGGTCTGCCAGGCTTCCCATGGACACCGAGCAGATACAGGCATTTCCCTTCCAAGAATGGACTCCCACTGCACCTGGACGTCAGCTATGTCTGATATTTCTGTGACAAGTCCCTGAAGGAGCACAAACACCAGCAACTCCGGGTATTTCCACCcggccagcagcacccagctgtgtgGTTATACGGCTCTGGCAGACTCCACTAGAGCAGTCTTTCTGTGCATGCATCCTAGCGAGATAAATCAGCCTGCAATCACCAGTTCTGTCTGAATATTAACAGCAGTTTGCTGTCCTACCTTGACAGGATGGAGGTACCCGTCCCCTCGCAGGGCTCCCAGAGCCTCTCCTGGAGTCTCCTCCTCGTCCTGGAGGCTGCGCGTGAGGTGCGCGATGTAGGTGGTGGCCAGGAGGAGCACATCCAGCTTGGAGAGCTTGGTGTCGGGCGGCACGGAGGGCAGCGtcttctgcagctccaggaaGGCATGGCGCAGGGTCTGCACCCGGCTGCGCTCCCGTGCGGCGTTGGCAGCCGCGGGTCGCCCTGGGCCCGTCCCAGCCCGCTGCCCAACTGCGGGGGGaaggcaggggctgctgccGGCAGCTGGAGGGGGCAGCGACTCGGGCTCCAGGCTCAGGGTCTCCTTGCGGGCCTCAGGTAAATGCCTACAGTCCATGGAGGGCTTCCCCAGTGCGGAGGGGCCTGTAAGTGACAAGAGTGTCCATGAGGCTGGCAGCTGTGGCTGAGGGCTCATGGTGATGCCAGGCCAAAGCCACCCGAGCTCCTCATCACCCCTTACCTCAGGCCCGCTGTACTCCCACTGCGTTCACACTGCAACACCATCTGTTGCAGAAAGGTGTTCTTTGCAGATGTGAAGGGGATAGAGCCACAGAACACAGCACCCATGTTCTGAAGGGGAAAGTTCGATGGTTCAACAGACTGGTAACAGTGTCTGCGTGTCCCTGTAAACCCAGCATCACTCAACCCTTTCTGAGCCTGTCCTATCGCTTTCGTTTTCTAACTTAAGACTCAGAGTCCTGTAAGCTGTATTTCGGCCATTGGGGGGCAAGAGAATCatgcaaaaacaacagcagaaaccTTCCCTTGAGCAAAGCTGCAATAACTGCTGAAAAATCTTTCCCAGCTTCCAGAACAGACTGTGTCAAACTCCTATTCCTTGAGCTCATGCAGTTCCCCATCAATGAACACTCCATCCGTGTTCCCGCAGTGAGCCATACCTGAGGCAGTCGCTCTTATCCAAGCAGAGCTTCTGGGCAGCTCCCGGCTTCCCTGCCCTGCAGATCTCTGTGCTGCCTCGGGCCAGCAGCAAAGGCACCTTATTAAAGGAAAGACGACAGGATTGTAAACATCTAAATACAAATCGATACACGTGAATGACTGAAGGTCTACATTTACAGAAGTTCAACCTTTATGCTGCAGTGTTTCAGCCCCACACTGATGTGCCCAGAAGTCCCAGTGCTaccacagcagcaaaaaagCCCCAGCACAACACTGCAGTGTTGGTGTGTGACAAACACAGTATATGTGACAAACAATATAGAAACACACATACCCAAGCACCTCATCTCCTCATGTGTCCCTCGCAGACTGGAGCTTCACATCTGCAGGGGACGAAGTGCTGGGcctgaggagaagcagcagcaattcaCCTGTGGAAATCAGAGCGTTCATCACCCCAACTTTCTGCCTCGTGCTGTTGGCTTCCTACTGAGTGCACACAGCAGCGGCCTGGGACAACGTGACGCCCAGAAAaccagtgtgtgtgtggggatgTGTGCGCATTTCTGCTCACATCCCATCCGCTGCAGTTTGCTACCCTGGCACCTGTAGTCCCCAAAACGCCACTGCTGAAAACTAAAGCAAATTAAAGCAGGAGGTTTGGGGGGTTTAAGGCAGTGAAACGTTCCCCTGAGCAGtggggcacagagcaggcaggggGACCCGGAGCCAGCGGCGTGGTGTCCCATGTCGGCATTCGTTCCGATGCACTTCAGCTGCGTTTCTCAGGTGTGCAGATGTGCCGTGCTTCACACGGCATCGCAAAGCCAGCATCAGTTCGAGACTTGGATagtttgcaaaagaaaacagcacaacgCTTCCTCATTGCTATGTGCTGCGGGAAAGAAGCGGggatgaaggaaagaagggagaaaaaaaagaagaaaatagagcGAGAAGCCCCGACGTGACACCGACCCGCACTTACCGTTCGGCCGCACCAgccgcccgcccggcccggccccttTATAACCCGGCGCGGGGCTGGACGCACCTGGCCCCGCCACCGCCCGCGGCCAGCGACCGCCCCCCGCCGCGGGGGGAAGGCCCGGCCCGGCGGCTGCGGTTGGGCTGCGCCGCGGCGTGGGTTGGAGCGGCGGGACCGGGGTCAGACGGTGTTTGCAGCGAGTTTGTTCCCCGCCGCATCGCTGCGTCTCCCTCCGGTTTGTCCGACGGCCGTTCGTCCGTCCGCGCTGTCCCCTCCGAGCCGCGGGCGGGACGAGGTGCGAGCGGGGCCGGTTTGGAACCGAGCGGGGCCATCGCGGATCGGTGACGCTAATGAGGAGGGACGGGGCAAATAAACAGCGAGCGGATCGAGTTCTCCCAGAAAAACATTGTGAATGGAGCCTGATTTCACGATAACGCGGCCACAATAAATCACGCCGTGGGCGCAGCAGAGAAACGAAGCCTGAGCAATTTGTCACCGCTTTT
The window above is part of the Coturnix japonica isolate 7356 chromosome 2, Coturnix japonica 2.1, whole genome shotgun sequence genome. Proteins encoded here:
- the TCF24 gene encoding transcription factor 24, translated to MDCRHLPEARKETLSLEPESLPPPAAGSSPCLPPAVGQRAGTGPGRPAAANAARERSRVQTLRHAFLELQKTLPSVPPDTKLSKLDVLLLATTYIAHLTRSLQDEEETPGEALGALRGDGYLHPVKKWPMRSRLYIGATGQFLNHSAQGESTNQGEASTNSQP